In Gracilibacillus salitolerans, the sequence ATTGTTGTCTGTTGAGGATTTATTTGGATAACCTGTATATGATTTTACAAAAAATCGTTATCATATTACACAGCAGAAAAACCCAGATCTCTACAAAAGTAAAAAGAGATCTGGGGCAATTTATTAGTTTTCCACCTCAACATTTCAGGCGATAAATTCCTTTAACAATTATTTAATAGCTTTTATATTAAATAAAATTCATTTGAATATACTTATTGATTAACCAAGCTTTCATTAAATTCTTTTAATACTTCCGTACCACCAGTTTCTATCCACTTCTCAATAGCTGCCTCAAATCCCGCTTCATCAATATCTCCTAGCATATATTGATAGGTGGCGTCATCTATTATCTGACCTAAGTGTCCCGCATTTTCTGTGTAAGTTTCAGATTCTAAGTTAACTGTTGGATCCTGAATTAAGTAATTTTCATTATCTTTTTCCATTTCGAGCGCTTTAATTGCTATTTCATAGTCGTTATATGATTCGTATTTTCCGCTTGTTTCGGGTTCACCAACTTCGAATATTTTATATGGCCTTACCTCTGCATCATATTTATCCTGGTCCATTATTTGTGCCTGACCATCTATTAACTCATAATGTACACCTTCTTCGCCCCACAATGCTAAATTTGATACCTCAGGGGTCATAAGATAATCATAAAATTTAAGTATATTCTTCAATTCTTCTTCTGTTTCTACTGCTGATTTTGGAAATAAAAATAAACTACCATAACCAGGAATAGACCAAATACCATACTCACCATCAGGACCTTCAACATAATTTTGAACATCATATTCTACATCAGGATTAATCTTTACTGCATCGTCATACATAGCCTTAACGTCAGACATTGAACCTACATAGAGTCCGGCAGTTCCGTTTTTAAACATCTCTGTTTGATCGTCTTTACTAGTTACCGGAAAATCTTGATTCATGAAACCATTCCCGTGTAATTCTCTTATAAAATTCATTGCATCCATATACTCCGGGAACATGAACTGTGGCAAGATTTCCCCATCCTGCTCTCCCCAATAGTTAGGCGTACCAAACCAA encodes:
- a CDS encoding extracellular solute-binding protein; this encodes MKIIKDNLLVKFLGVICLVLIILVACNNNDSALNEEENKNDEGGEETTIHFMTNLLTPNVPNENILSKVEDATGFNLEIEWIPDNNYNERLNTAFATNSLSDVVAVGFQQLDQFKDAIRDGQFWEIGPYLEEYENLSKLKDEIIENSKIDGKVYGLYQGRPLSRSGVIYRKDWADNLGLSAPTTTDEFFEMARAFTEDDPNNSGQDDTIGLTDRNDLIYGSFKTIASWFGTPNYWGEQDGEILPQFMFPEYMDAMNFIRELHGNGFMNQDFPVTSKDDQTEMFKNGTAGLYVGSMSDVKAMYDDAVKINPDVEYDVQNYVEGPDGEYGIWSIPGYGSLFLFPKSAVETEEELKNILKFYDYLMTPEVSNLALWGEEGVHYELIDGQAQIMDQDKYDAEVRPYKIFEVGEPETSGKYESYNDYEIAIKALEMEKDNENYLIQDPTVNLESETYTENAGHLGQIIDDATYQYMLGDIDEAGFEAAIEKWIETGGTEVLKEFNESLVNQ